From Chryseobacterium joostei, the proteins below share one genomic window:
- a CDS encoding DNA cytosine methyltransferase — protein sequence MKKPLTYISLFSSAGVGCFGFKENGFECIATNELLSKRLKIQEHNQKCKYETGYLDGDITSEKVQSQLFTEIDMWKKKHHISEPDIIIATPPCQGMSVANHKKNDELGRNSLVVESIKITKKVNPRFFVFENVRAFLTTTCTDTDGLEKTIGEAIIQNLGGHYNILSKVINFKDYGANSSRTRTLVIGVRKDLQNISPFDIFPQKQKPKTLRELFTGLEKLNKMGAISENDIFHSFREYDVKMLPWIEKLKEGESAFQNEEKERIPHQIKDGEIVFNKSKNGDKYARWYWDREGPCVHTRNDILASQNTVHPSENRVFSIRELMLMMSIPENFAWTNVSVETLDELDVEEQKKFLKKEELNIRHCIGEAVPTGVFANIAKRIKDVVGQKFLSATELNTIIKKEELHITENLISLIQSDFKKFGLENIYQIAEYANSSRQENAAFFTRKDIAFTVVKDLPEFKGKKKIRILEPSVGIGNFIPLLVEKYEDKDEVIFDLVDIDGNSFVVLKEILSHLKLPKKFKFNFINADFLTHQFDVKYDLVVGNPPYKKLTNSQELLATYKGQSQNKETNNLFSFFIEKAITIGKFVSLIVPKSLINAPEFNMTREILKEQNLLKICDYGEKGFKGVKIETISFLLETSAKKISETILIESYITETVKESKKDYLFSAQFPYWLLYRNEEFDQIFNKMKFDIFQSFRDRQITKLLTKESGKYRVLKSRNVGTNQIIEIDNYDSYIDDAEKLAVSKYLNKDGVVMVPNLTYYPRASFLPKNTIADGSVALLTLKNGSRMPTETDLEYYGTKEFEKFYRVARNYGTRSLNIDNNSVFFFGLLKTME from the coding sequence ATGAAAAAGCCACTAACTTATATTAGTTTATTCAGCAGTGCAGGAGTAGGTTGTTTTGGGTTTAAAGAAAATGGATTTGAATGTATCGCGACAAATGAGCTGCTTTCAAAACGTTTAAAGATTCAGGAGCACAATCAAAAATGCAAATATGAAACTGGATATTTGGATGGAGATATAACTTCTGAAAAAGTTCAAAGTCAATTATTTACAGAAATAGATATGTGGAAAAAGAAGCATCATATTTCTGAACCCGATATTATTATCGCAACACCTCCCTGCCAGGGAATGTCTGTTGCCAATCATAAAAAGAATGATGAATTAGGGCGAAATTCATTAGTGGTTGAATCCATCAAGATTACAAAAAAGGTTAATCCAAGGTTTTTTGTCTTTGAAAATGTAAGAGCTTTTTTAACAACAACTTGTACAGATACAGACGGATTAGAGAAAACTATTGGTGAAGCTATTATACAAAACCTTGGCGGACACTATAATATTTTATCTAAAGTAATCAATTTCAAGGATTACGGGGCCAATTCAAGCAGAACAAGAACCTTGGTAATTGGTGTCCGAAAAGACTTGCAAAATATAAGTCCGTTTGATATTTTTCCTCAAAAGCAGAAACCTAAAACATTAAGAGAACTCTTTACAGGTCTGGAAAAACTTAATAAAATGGGAGCTATTTCTGAAAATGATATTTTTCATTCATTCAGAGAGTATGACGTAAAGATGCTTCCCTGGATTGAAAAATTAAAAGAGGGTGAATCTGCCTTTCAAAATGAAGAAAAGGAAAGGATTCCTCATCAGATAAAGGATGGTGAAATTGTTTTCAATAAAAGCAAGAATGGAGATAAATATGCCCGCTGGTACTGGGACAGAGAAGGACCGTGTGTTCATACAAGAAATGATATTTTAGCCAGCCAGAATACCGTTCATCCCTCTGAGAACAGAGTTTTCAGTATCAGAGAACTGATGCTGATGATGAGTATTCCGGAGAATTTTGCATGGACCAATGTATCTGTGGAAACATTGGATGAATTAGATGTTGAAGAGCAGAAAAAGTTTTTGAAGAAAGAAGAACTTAATATCAGACATTGTATAGGAGAGGCAGTTCCTACAGGGGTTTTTGCTAATATTGCCAAGAGAATTAAGGACGTTGTTGGGCAAAAATTTCTTTCGGCAACAGAACTCAATACAATTATTAAAAAAGAAGAACTGCATATAACAGAGAATCTGATTTCTTTAATACAGTCTGATTTCAAAAAATTCGGGCTTGAAAATATCTATCAGATTGCTGAATATGCCAACTCAAGCCGTCAGGAAAATGCTGCATTTTTCACAAGAAAAGATATTGCTTTCACGGTAGTAAAGGATCTTCCTGAGTTTAAAGGCAAGAAAAAGATAAGGATTTTGGAACCGTCTGTCGGAATTGGAAACTTCATTCCGCTTCTTGTTGAAAAATACGAAGATAAGGACGAGGTTATTTTTGACCTTGTAGATATTGACGGGAACTCTTTTGTGGTTTTAAAGGAAATTTTGAGCCACTTGAAGCTACCGAAGAAGTTTAAGTTTAACTTTATCAATGCCGACTTTCTGACTCATCAGTTTGATGTAAAGTATGATCTTGTAGTAGGAAATCCACCCTATAAAAAGCTTACCAATAGTCAGGAATTGCTGGCAACATATAAAGGGCAATCTCAAAATAAAGAAACGAATAATCTGTTTTCTTTCTTTATTGAAAAGGCCATTACAATTGGAAAATTCGTATCATTAATTGTTCCTAAAAGCCTTATTAATGCTCCTGAATTTAATATGACCCGTGAAATATTAAAGGAACAAAATCTTTTGAAGATTTGTGACTACGGAGAAAAGGGATTTAAAGGAGTTAAAATAGAAACCATCAGCTTTTTGCTTGAAACATCGGCAAAAAAGATTTCTGAGACTATTTTAATTGAAAGTTATATTACAGAAACGGTAAAGGAGAGCAAAAAAGACTATTTATTTTCTGCTCAGTTTCCCTACTGGCTGTTGTATAGAAATGAAGAATTTGACCAGATTTTTAATAAAATGAAGTTTGATATTTTTCAGAGCTTCAGAGACAGACAGATCACCAAGCTGTTAACAAAAGAGAGTGGTAAATACAGGGTTTTAAAGTCCAGAAATGTTGGAACCAACCAGATCATAGAAATTGATAACTATGACAGCTATATTGATGATGCCGAGAAGTTGGCTGTTTCCAAATACTTAAATAAGGATGGAGTAGTGATGGTTCCCAACCTAACCTATTATCCAAGAGCAAGTTTTTTGCCTAAAAATACTATTGCAGACGGATCTGTTGCTTTGTTAACATTAAAAAATGGAAGCAGGATGCCAACGGAAACCGATCTGGAATATTACGGAACAAAAGAATTCGAAAAATTTTATAGAGTGGCCCGAAATTATGGTACCCGCTCCTTGAATATTGACAATAATTCCGTATTTTTCTTTGGTCTTTTAAAAACCATGGAATGA
- a CDS encoding helix-turn-helix domain-containing protein, with protein sequence MKVMFGEYIRELRTNNHLTLTQLAARLELDSANLSKIENGKRDFDERRLEKLADVFNLDIEKLKVEYFGDQFAKKMFKYNCLPEALNVAKEKINYMRNMNVKQTEIEF encoded by the coding sequence ATGAAAGTAATGTTCGGTGAATATATCAGAGAGTTAAGGACCAATAATCATTTGACCTTAACGCAGCTTGCAGCAAGACTTGAGCTTGATTCTGCAAACCTAAGTAAAATTGAAAACGGAAAAAGAGATTTTGACGAAAGACGATTGGAAAAGTTGGCTGATGTTTTTAATCTTGATATTGAAAAATTGAAAGTGGAATATTTTGGAGATCAATTTGCAAAAAAAATGTTTAAATACAATTGCTTGCCTGAGGCTTTGAATGTGGCCAAGGAAAAGATTAATTACATGAGGAATATGAACGTAAAACAAACCGAAATAGAATTCTAA
- a CDS encoding very short patch repair endonuclease, whose protein sequence is MANPNESNSRSYIMSMIKGRDTKPELLVRRFLHSKGLRYSLHPNKLAGKPDIYLARYGIVVEVRGCFWHGHENCSLFILPKTNRTWWSKKTQKTKDRDYRNEMILLSQKIKTIVVWECSLRSNCRKQSLENLYSKIVDSSDTFLY, encoded by the coding sequence ATGGCAAATCCAAACGAAAGTAACTCAAGAAGCTATATCATGAGTATGATTAAAGGGAGGGATACAAAGCCTGAGCTTTTAGTACGAAGATTTCTGCATTCAAAAGGGTTGCGATATAGTTTACATCCCAATAAATTAGCAGGAAAACCTGATATTTACTTGGCAAGATATGGCATTGTGGTAGAAGTTAGAGGGTGTTTTTGGCATGGTCATGAAAATTGCAGTCTTTTTATATTGCCCAAGACAAATAGGACCTGGTGGAGCAAAAAGACCCAGAAAACAAAAGATAGAGATTATAGAAATGAAATGATTCTTTTGTCTCAGAAAATCAAAACCATTGTGGTTTGGGAGTGTTCGCTCCGAAGCAATTGTAGAAAGCAAAGTCTTGAAAATCTATATAGCAAGATTGTTGATTCCTCAGATACTTTTCTCTATTAA
- a CDS encoding DUF3127 domain-containing protein, with protein sequence MELQGTVKKLSETQTFASGFQKRELVILTQEQYPQPINIEFLSDKISLLDNLREGENVKIGINIRGREWVSPQGETKYFNSITGWRVEKVLDNGSEPTQAMPQQSASPVSNENPFAGDDDDDLPF encoded by the coding sequence ATGGAATTACAAGGAACGGTAAAGAAACTTTCTGAAACTCAAACATTTGCAAGCGGGTTTCAAAAAAGAGAATTGGTTATTTTAACTCAGGAACAGTATCCACAGCCGATAAACATAGAATTTTTGTCTGATAAGATCAGTTTATTAGATAACCTTAGAGAAGGTGAAAATGTAAAGATAGGAATCAACATCAGAGGAAGAGAATGGGTTTCTCCACAAGGTGAAACTAAGTACTTCAATTCTATTACAGGGTGGAGAGTAGAGAAAGTTTTAGACAATGGATCTGAGCCTACACAGGCAATGCCTCAGCAGTCAGCTTCTCCTGTTTCTAATGAGAATCCGTTTGCCGGAGATGATGACGACGATTTACCTTTTTAA
- the aat gene encoding leucyl/phenylalanyl-tRNA--protein transferase, with amino-acid sequence MVRLDENEISFPDPELYDGHDGLIAYGGDLSVERIWFAYQLGIFPWYNPGEEILWWSPDPRFILLPDEIKVSKSMRKIMNRNIFTFSENQNFREVIKNCQQSHRKGQSGTWLSDELMNSFIKLHEYGLAKSIEVWQDGELVGGFYGLQIGNVFCGESMFAKVSNASKAGFIHFVESNKDQIELIDCQSHTEHLESLGAKMIPKKEFLKILHENNERR; translated from the coding sequence ATGGTCCGACTAGACGAAAACGAGATTTCATTTCCTGATCCTGAACTGTATGACGGTCATGATGGACTTATTGCCTACGGAGGCGATTTGTCTGTGGAACGCATATGGTTTGCTTATCAATTGGGGATTTTTCCCTGGTACAATCCAGGAGAAGAAATTCTATGGTGGAGCCCGGATCCAAGATTTATTTTGCTCCCTGACGAGATCAAGGTTTCAAAATCGATGAGAAAGATAATGAATAGAAACATTTTCACCTTTTCTGAGAACCAAAATTTCAGGGAAGTGATTAAAAATTGTCAGCAATCTCACCGAAAGGGGCAATCAGGGACATGGCTTTCTGATGAATTGATGAATTCTTTCATTAAACTTCATGAATATGGATTGGCCAAAAGTATTGAAGTGTGGCAGGATGGTGAATTGGTTGGTGGATTTTATGGTTTACAAATCGGAAATGTATTCTGTGGAGAAAGCATGTTTGCAAAGGTAAGCAATGCTTCAAAGGCAGGATTTATTCATTTTGTGGAAAGCAACAAAGATCAGATTGAATTAATTGACTGCCAGTCTCATACTGAGCACTTGGAAAGCTTGGGTGCTAAAATGATTCCTAAAAAAGAATTTTTAAAAATCCTACACGAAAACAATGAACGCAGATAA
- a CDS encoding DMT family transporter — protein MNADKEKWLLLVILSIIWGSSFILIKKSLEHFNPFQVGSLRVLIAGIILLPIAIANYKLFPKKHLKWLILAAFTGNFIPMFLFPIAETEISSSIAGIINSMMPIFVIIVGALVWKFETTKKQIVGTLISFTGVCILAFGGGDSGELKIIPILLLLLATLCYALSTTTVKSKLMEVSSTVLSAFVFSFVLFFPSIIALTSTGFFSEFTFSRDNLIGLMFVSLLSVFGTGLAMMMNYRLLKVSTPLFASTVTLVMPIVAIIWGIIDGEKLTYIQFIGAGIIIAGLIFLRTNQKK, from the coding sequence ATGAACGCAGATAAAGAAAAATGGCTTCTTCTGGTTATCCTTAGTATTATCTGGGGATCTTCTTTTATCTTAATCAAAAAATCGCTGGAACATTTTAATCCGTTTCAGGTAGGATCATTAAGGGTTCTTATTGCCGGCATCATCTTGCTTCCTATAGCTATTGCCAATTATAAGCTTTTTCCGAAAAAACATTTAAAGTGGCTTATTTTAGCTGCATTTACTGGGAATTTCATCCCAATGTTCCTGTTTCCTATCGCTGAAACGGAGATAAGTAGCAGCATTGCAGGGATTATCAACTCTATGATGCCCATTTTTGTAATTATCGTTGGGGCATTGGTTTGGAAGTTTGAAACTACTAAGAAACAAATTGTGGGAACATTAATAAGTTTCACGGGGGTTTGTATTCTCGCCTTTGGGGGTGGTGACAGTGGAGAACTTAAGATAATACCGATTTTACTTCTCTTATTGGCAACTTTATGCTATGCCCTAAGTACCACAACGGTAAAATCCAAACTTATGGAAGTCTCTTCCACGGTTTTATCTGCATTTGTATTTTCATTTGTTTTGTTTTTCCCATCTATTATAGCCCTTACCAGCACGGGATTCTTTTCTGAATTTACTTTCTCAAGAGATAATTTGATAGGATTAATGTTTGTGAGCTTATTGTCTGTATTCGGAACAGGACTCGCTATGATGATGAATTACCGTTTATTGAAAGTTTCTACACCTCTTTTTGCCTCTACGGTCACTTTGGTTATGCCAATTGTTGCAATTATCTGGGGAATTATTGATGGTGAAAAGCTAACCTATATACAATTTATAGGTGCCGGTATCATCATTGCTGGATTAATATTTTTAAGGACTAATCAAAAAAAATAG
- a CDS encoding tetratricopeptide repeat protein: MEEYFGNELVKKFEEMMENNDEFYFDTEELEDIIVYYLELGDFNYADMAVNYGLKLHPNSLDIKIKKLEILLEWEEYNTAKDLINELKGSSMENTDFLVCYAKYYSNLGNPRKSIEICKKALTLEEEENFLHNFIADEYVNLGDPFNALKHYRKALKEDPSDEYALENSMVCFSDLNKSEEAIAFLNEYLDDFPYSEIAWFEYGQFYFNRKNYEESIRGYDYLIAINSNSVGVYANKAACYEALGQYQKAIETYEEMLELEYTKAFTFYKIGLCNKALKQPIVALNAFQKSLREDPQFYLAMMEQSYLYEEMGGMTEALHFAKEATQLNEDNLDYQKRLAFLFIDSGKFEESLSCLKKLVSAEPSRFYNWYAYSEVLMLVGEYEEAVTVLNAAVKSHHRAELFYQLSNCFFNLKQQDKGVESLQKALELDPSLAKDMQKKYPFIKDEVKKVKTAKVKKKN; this comes from the coding sequence TTGGAAGAGTATTTTGGAAATGAACTTGTAAAAAAGTTCGAGGAAATGATGGAAAACAATGACGAATTCTACTTCGATACAGAAGAGTTAGAAGATATCATTGTTTATTATTTGGAGCTTGGTGATTTTAATTACGCCGATATGGCTGTTAATTATGGACTTAAGCTTCATCCTAATTCATTGGATATCAAGATTAAAAAGCTTGAGATTCTTTTGGAATGGGAAGAGTATAATACGGCGAAAGACCTTATCAACGAGTTAAAAGGTTCTTCTATGGAGAATACAGACTTTTTGGTATGCTACGCCAAGTATTATTCGAACCTGGGAAATCCCAGAAAATCCATTGAAATCTGCAAGAAAGCTTTGACCTTAGAAGAAGAAGAAAATTTTCTTCACAACTTTATTGCGGATGAATATGTGAATCTTGGAGATCCCTTTAACGCTCTTAAGCACTATAGAAAAGCATTGAAGGAAGATCCTTCCGACGAATATGCCCTTGAAAATTCCATGGTGTGCTTCAGTGACCTGAACAAGAGTGAGGAGGCTATTGCCTTTCTTAATGAATATTTAGATGATTTCCCTTATTCCGAGATTGCATGGTTTGAATATGGGCAGTTCTATTTCAATAGAAAAAACTACGAAGAATCAATAAGAGGATATGACTATTTAATAGCCATCAATTCAAATTCTGTAGGAGTTTATGCCAATAAAGCAGCTTGTTATGAAGCCCTGGGACAGTATCAAAAAGCAATCGAAACTTATGAAGAAATGCTTGAACTTGAATATACCAAGGCATTTACTTTTTATAAGATTGGATTATGTAATAAAGCACTAAAGCAACCTATTGTAGCCTTAAATGCTTTCCAGAAATCGTTAAGAGAAGACCCACAGTTTTACCTTGCGATGATGGAGCAATCATACCTGTATGAAGAAATGGGTGGGATGACAGAGGCGCTACATTTTGCTAAAGAAGCCACCCAATTGAATGAAGACAACCTTGATTATCAAAAAAGATTGGCATTTTTATTCATTGATTCAGGAAAATTTGAAGAAAGCCTTTCCTGTCTTAAAAAATTGGTCAGTGCGGAGCCGTCAAGGTTTTATAACTGGTATGCCTATTCTGAAGTATTGATGCTTGTGGGTGAATATGAAGAAGCCGTAACAGTTTTGAATGCTGCAGTAAAGAGCCATCACAGAGCGGAATTGTTTTATCAGTTAAGCAACTGTTTTTTCAACCTAAAGCAACAGGATAAAGGAGTAGAATCTCTTCAGAAAGCTTTGGAGCTTGACCCTTCTCTTGCTAAGGATATGCAGAAAAAATATCCGTTCATCAAGGATGAGGTGAAAAAGGTTAAGACAGCCAAAGTGAAGAAAAAGAACTAG
- a CDS encoding quinone oxidoreductase family protein, whose translation MKAAVVFEKGQIPQYADFAEPKGIQENEVLVSVKAASIKNLDKARAGGKHYSAENKTHQPTIVGSDGVGYLENGSKVYFFSKKGTVAEKAVADKKMMVEIPEELDFSTAAALPNAVMGSAMALKFKARIQPGDVVLVNGATGITGRIAVQIAKLYGAKKIIATGRNEKSLKELQELGADEAISLQLSDEDFKEKIKKIHNETPIDIVLDYIWGHSVEIILSAFKGDGTFSHKTKLVTIGGMSGDTIQLSSQILRGTDIQISGSGLGSWTKEESALLFSEIIPEMFQAAIEGNIKIETEEVDIKNIEAAWNTEIQTGKRLVVRI comes from the coding sequence ATGAAAGCAGCAGTCGTATTTGAAAAAGGACAAATCCCCCAATATGCAGATTTTGCGGAACCGAAGGGAATACAGGAGAATGAAGTTCTGGTATCCGTAAAGGCAGCATCCATCAAAAACCTTGATAAGGCAAGAGCCGGTGGAAAGCATTACTCTGCCGAAAATAAAACACATCAACCAACTATTGTAGGGTCTGATGGAGTGGGATACTTGGAAAATGGTTCAAAAGTTTATTTTTTTAGTAAAAAAGGAACCGTTGCAGAGAAAGCGGTTGCAGATAAGAAAATGATGGTTGAAATTCCTGAAGAATTAGACTTTTCTACAGCTGCAGCATTGCCAAACGCCGTTATGGGATCTGCAATGGCTCTAAAGTTCAAGGCAAGAATACAACCCGGAGATGTTGTATTAGTAAACGGAGCAACAGGAATTACTGGTAGAATAGCCGTGCAGATTGCAAAACTTTATGGTGCTAAAAAAATTATTGCTACCGGAAGAAATGAAAAATCCCTGAAGGAACTTCAGGAATTGGGAGCTGATGAGGCTATATCCCTGCAGCTAAGTGATGAAGACTTTAAAGAAAAAATAAAAAAGATTCACAATGAAACACCTATAGACATTGTGCTGGATTATATCTGGGGACATTCTGTGGAGATTATTTTATCTGCATTTAAAGGTGATGGAACATTTTCTCATAAGACAAAGCTGGTTACGATAGGAGGAATGAGCGGAGATACCATTCAATTGTCTTCACAAATCCTTAGAGGAACCGATATTCAAATTTCAGGATCAGGGTTGGGAAGCTGGACCAAAGAAGAATCTGCCCTTTTATTTTCAGAAATCATCCCGGAAATGTTTCAGGCGGCCATAGAGGGAAACATTAAAATAGAAACAGAAGAGGTTGATATTAAAAATATCGAAGCTGCGTGGAATACAGAGATACAAACCGGAAAAAGGCTTGTGGTAAGAATTTAA
- a CDS encoding Crp/Fnr family transcriptional regulator, which translates to MFEHIKNKSPFPKEKWRKFLGSFERMEVPAKTLLLHEGEVSYNAFYIEKGIIRAWYNNDGKDVTFQFFLENTMFSSLESFKKGLPSMVSFETIEPCILYKIKKPDVEAFLEEVYDNPELRTLFMDALFERIFDYMKHFFSFIKDTPLQRYLNLVKAKPEIIKRVPQHYIASYLGITTVHLSRIKSKILKENLL; encoded by the coding sequence ATGTTTGAGCACATCAAGAACAAGTCCCCTTTCCCAAAGGAAAAATGGAGAAAGTTTTTAGGAAGTTTTGAAAGAATGGAAGTTCCTGCTAAAACCCTGCTTTTACACGAGGGAGAGGTTTCATATAATGCTTTTTATATAGAGAAAGGAATCATAAGAGCCTGGTATAATAATGATGGTAAGGATGTGACATTTCAGTTCTTTCTGGAAAACACTATGTTTTCTTCTTTGGAAAGCTTTAAAAAGGGTCTTCCCAGCATGGTTTCCTTTGAAACAATAGAACCCTGTATTCTGTATAAAATCAAGAAGCCCGATGTAGAGGCCTTTCTGGAAGAGGTTTATGATAATCCGGAACTTAGAACCCTATTCATGGATGCTCTTTTTGAAAGGATATTCGATTATATGAAGCATTTCTTTTCATTCATCAAGGATACTCCACTGCAGCGATATCTTAATCTCGTTAAAGCAAAACCCGAAATCATCAAAAGGGTTCCCCAGCATTATATTGCTTCCTATCTTGGGATTACAACGGTACATCTAAGCAGAATAAAAAGCAAAATTCTGAAAGAAAACCTTTTATAA
- the glmM gene encoding phosphoglucosamine mutase, which produces MSLIKSISGIRGTIGGRVNDNLTPLDVVKFASAFGTWLQNNKNKKDLTLIIGRDARISGQMVSSLVTATLQGLGINVIDLGLSTTPTVEIMVPELNADGGIILTASHNPKQWNALKLLNEKGEFISGENGADVLALAESEDFNYAEVDNLGKYETREDAFDIHIQQILDLPMVDVEAIKAKNFKVVLDAVNSTGGIAIPMLLDKLGCETIKLYCEPTGHFPHNPEPLKEHLGDICELVKKENADLGIVVDPDVDRLALIDEKGEMFGEEYTLVAVADYLLKHKNGVAVSNLSSSRALRDVAQSHNSEYFASAVGEVNVVTLMKEKNAVIGGEGNGGIIYPELHYGRDSLVGVALFLTHLAKENKTVSELRAGYPSYFMGKKKIELTPEIDVDAILSKMEQEYQNEEVSTVDGVKIDFENNWVHLRKSNTEPIIRIYTEAKSQEEADKLGDDIIAKIKSLI; this is translated from the coding sequence ATGTCGTTAATAAAATCTATTTCAGGAATTCGCGGAACCATTGGCGGAAGAGTTAATGATAATCTTACACCGCTGGATGTGGTAAAATTTGCATCCGCATTCGGAACCTGGCTTCAGAACAATAAAAATAAAAAAGACCTCACTCTTATCATAGGAAGAGATGCAAGAATCTCTGGTCAAATGGTTTCTTCCCTGGTTACTGCAACATTGCAGGGATTAGGAATTAACGTGATAGATTTAGGCCTTTCTACAACACCAACCGTTGAGATAATGGTACCTGAATTGAATGCTGACGGAGGAATTATCCTTACAGCATCTCACAACCCAAAACAATGGAATGCCCTTAAGCTTTTAAACGAAAAAGGAGAATTCATCAGTGGGGAAAACGGAGCTGATGTTCTTGCTCTTGCAGAAAGCGAAGACTTCAATTATGCAGAGGTAGACAACCTTGGGAAGTACGAAACAAGAGAAGATGCCTTTGATATCCATATTCAGCAGATTCTTGATTTGCCAATGGTAGATGTTGAAGCCATTAAAGCAAAAAACTTCAAGGTAGTACTGGATGCTGTAAACTCTACAGGAGGTATTGCAATTCCAATGCTATTGGATAAATTAGGCTGTGAGACCATTAAATTATACTGTGAACCAACAGGTCACTTCCCTCACAACCCAGAGCCTTTAAAAGAACATTTGGGAGACATCTGTGAATTGGTTAAAAAAGAAAATGCAGACCTTGGAATAGTTGTAGACCCGGATGTAGACAGATTGGCCCTAATTGATGAAAAGGGAGAAATGTTCGGAGAAGAATATACATTGGTCGCAGTTGCAGATTACTTGCTAAAACATAAAAACGGAGTGGCAGTCTCTAACCTTTCTTCAAGCCGTGCCTTGAGAGACGTGGCACAGTCACATAACTCAGAATACTTTGCAAGCGCTGTAGGAGAAGTAAATGTAGTGACCCTAATGAAAGAGAAAAATGCAGTAATTGGAGGTGAAGGCAACGGAGGTATTATTTATCCGGAATTACACTACGGAAGAGACTCTTTAGTAGGTGTAGCCCTATTCTTAACTCATTTAGCTAAGGAAAATAAAACAGTTTCTGAACTAAGAGCAGGATATCCAAGCTATTTCATGGGTAAAAAGAAAATAGAACTGACACCGGAAATTGATGTAGATGCTATTTTAAGCAAAATGGAACAGGAATACCAAAATGAAGAGGTTTCTACTGTAGATGGTGTTAAAATAGACTTTGAAAACAATTGGGTTCACCTTAGAAAATCCAATACAGAGCCAATCATCAGAATTTATACAGAAGCTAAATCTCAGGAAGAGGCTGATAAATTAGGAGACGATATCATTGCCAAGATTAAAAGTTTAATTTAA